From one Acidobacteriota bacterium genomic stretch:
- a CDS encoding homoserine dehydrogenase codes for MTTKKLTKVAAKKADGVVKVALLGFGTVGSSVAKVLAESKFPGIALTHIYNRGVERKKSSPAAKFVPSTAVWTENVDDVLKSNVDVVIELMGGLNPVEGWLKKAMASGKHVVTANKQLIAYRGVALQKLAAQNGVQLVYGAAVAGGVPVIPGIRQGLGGDKMVRLSGIVNGTCNYILSRMEAGAEYATVLKDAQGLGYAEANPSADVDGFDARAKLCILSRIALHAELNPDEVATQTISNVEAIDFVYAKELNCTIRQVSRAQVEGALVHARVAPMLVPLSSPMAWSHGTQNMVVTSGRFGGDVVFSGHGAGGEPTAVAVVSDLLAVSQGAKAVELPVRKRQVTGEFLAPHYLRFVVDDKPGIVSSIAGALAKVGANIDSLLQRPGYPKHKLPFVVTTEPCLTGTIERAMKSIGKLDCMLERPLTLQMLVAEDTAE; via the coding sequence ATGACGACAAAGAAGCTGACGAAGGTTGCGGCGAAGAAGGCGGATGGCGTGGTGAAGGTTGCACTGCTTGGGTTCGGGACCGTGGGAAGCTCGGTGGCGAAGGTCCTGGCCGAATCGAAGTTTCCCGGCATCGCGCTGACGCATATCTACAACCGAGGCGTCGAGCGGAAGAAGTCTTCGCCCGCTGCGAAGTTTGTTCCGTCGACGGCGGTGTGGACCGAGAACGTCGACGATGTGTTGAAGTCGAACGTCGATGTGGTGATTGAGTTGATGGGCGGCCTGAATCCCGTGGAGGGGTGGCTGAAGAAGGCGATGGCCTCGGGCAAACATGTGGTGACGGCAAACAAGCAGTTGATCGCGTACCGCGGCGTGGCCTTGCAGAAGCTGGCGGCCCAGAACGGCGTTCAGCTTGTCTACGGTGCAGCGGTGGCTGGCGGGGTGCCGGTGATTCCGGGCATACGGCAGGGACTGGGCGGCGACAAGATGGTGCGTCTGAGCGGCATCGTGAACGGCACCTGCAACTACATCCTGAGCCGCATGGAGGCGGGGGCGGAGTATGCGACGGTGCTCAAGGACGCGCAGGGACTTGGGTATGCGGAGGCGAACCCCTCGGCGGACGTGGATGGATTCGATGCGCGCGCGAAGCTCTGCATCCTGTCGCGGATCGCGCTTCACGCCGAGCTGAACCCGGATGAGGTAGCGACGCAGACGATCTCGAACGTCGAAGCGATCGACTTCGTTTATGCGAAAGAGCTGAACTGCACGATCCGGCAGGTTTCGCGCGCACAGGTGGAAGGGGCGCTGGTGCATGCTCGGGTGGCTCCGATGCTGGTTCCGCTGAGTTCGCCGATGGCGTGGTCGCACGGGACGCAGAACATGGTGGTGACGAGCGGAAGGTTCGGCGGCGACGTGGTGTTCTCGGGCCACGGCGCGGGCGGAGAGCCTACAGCCGTCGCGGTAGTCTCGGATCTGCTGGCGGTGTCGCAGGGAGCGAAGGCGGTCGAGCTGCCGGTGCGCAAGCGCCAGGTGACGGGCGAGTTTCTTGCGCCGCACTACCTGCGCTTTGTCGTGGACGATAAGCCGGGAATCGTGTCGTCGATCGCGGGTGCGCTGGCGAAGGTGGGAGCGAACATCGATTCGCTGCTGCAGCGGCCGGGGTACCCGAAGCACAAGTTGCCGTTCGTGGTGACGACGGAACCGTGCCTGACAGGGACGATCGAGCGGGCGATGAAGAGCATCGGCAAGCTGGACTGCATGCTGGAGAGGCCGCTGACGTTGCAGATGCTTGTGGCTGAGGACACGGCGGAGTAG
- a CDS encoding penicillin-binding protein — protein MSKLLRVLGVFLLGLVVGSGVEASAKPSSNAKHHSSGTAHTVSSSKARLTKRSTKTVKATRKSGSHVVATKVVAGKRRGAKTRLAVRRTRYYERFTASSFTDNLTLGDVTDGEDPVVRAAAIEALGNMNGTAVAIDPSTGRILAMVNQKLALSRGAEPCSTIKLTVALAALEEGIVKKDTEVNLGGRYRLTMTEALAHSNNAYFETLGRSLGFERVKHYANEFGLGELAGYHIEGEQLGIYPDEELPAKLGGVGRMCSFGEGVSMTPLQLGALVSAIANGGTLYYLQHPENAIDIASFQPKVKRQLNIAPLIPEILDGMQGAVMYGTARSLRANFNQFPVMGKTGTCSNNGTRFGWFGSYADTPRGRIVTVIFLEGGRPTFGPKAAELTGQFYRALWDKSYFTPSTEQALGAVGGGAQ, from the coding sequence GTGTCGAAACTGTTGAGGGTCTTAGGCGTATTCCTTCTGGGCCTGGTAGTGGGTTCGGGGGTTGAGGCTTCTGCGAAGCCGTCGAGCAACGCGAAACATCACTCATCGGGTACAGCCCACACTGTTTCGAGCAGTAAGGCACGCCTAACAAAGAGATCGACGAAGACAGTAAAGGCCACTCGCAAGTCCGGCAGTCATGTGGTTGCGACGAAGGTTGTCGCCGGCAAGCGCCGCGGTGCCAAGACCAGGCTTGCCGTGCGTCGGACCCGTTATTACGAACGCTTCACGGCCAGCTCGTTTACCGACAACCTGACCCTGGGTGACGTGACCGATGGCGAAGACCCGGTGGTTCGCGCTGCGGCGATCGAAGCGCTGGGCAATATGAACGGAACCGCTGTGGCGATCGATCCATCGACTGGCCGCATTCTGGCGATGGTGAATCAGAAGCTGGCGCTGTCGCGCGGCGCGGAGCCCTGCTCGACGATCAAGCTGACGGTTGCGCTGGCGGCACTGGAAGAGGGCATCGTCAAGAAGGATACCGAGGTCAATCTCGGCGGCAGGTATCGCCTGACGATGACGGAGGCACTGGCGCACTCCAATAATGCCTACTTCGAGACACTGGGCCGTTCGCTTGGCTTTGAACGCGTAAAGCACTATGCCAACGAATTCGGCCTCGGCGAGCTGGCGGGATATCACATTGAAGGCGAACAACTGGGCATCTATCCCGACGAAGAGCTTCCGGCTAAGTTGGGCGGCGTAGGAAGGATGTGTTCGTTTGGCGAGGGCGTTTCGATGACTCCTCTACAGCTTGGAGCGCTGGTTTCGGCGATCGCCAACGGTGGCACGCTCTACTATCTCCAGCATCCGGAGAATGCGATCGACATTGCGAGCTTTCAGCCGAAGGTGAAGCGGCAGTTGAACATCGCGCCGCTGATCCCGGAGATACTCGACGGCATGCAGGGCGCGGTGATGTATGGCACGGCGCGTTCACTGCGGGCCAACTTCAACCAGTTTCCGGTCATGGGCAAGACGGGCACCTGCTCGAACAACGGCACGCGCTTCGGCTGGTTCGGCTCGTACGCCGATACGCCACGGGGACGGATTGTGACGGTGATCTTCCTCGAGGGCGGCAGGCCGACCTTCGGGCCAAAGGCCGCCGAGCTAACCGGCCAGTTCTACCGTGCCTTGTGGGACAAGAGCTACTTCACTCCGAGTACGGAGCAGGCGCTGGGTGCGGTGGGCGGCGGCGCGCAGTAG
- the ftsZ gene encoding cell division protein FtsZ yields the protein MPNLPDDDIRIHYHDEVPRGARIKVIGVGGGGNNAVNRMIAARVEGVEFIAANTDVQALTVSNAPVKLQLGVKLTSGLGAGANPDVGRRAALEDSDKIIEALEGADMVFVTAGLGGGTGTGAAPVIASLASEMGALTVAVVTRPFGFEGKRRMMQAERGLQELLDSVDTVIVIPNEKLLAVAKDAGFFESFRIADDVLRQGVQGISDIITIPGVINRDFADVKTTMAGMGYAVMGTAVRAGQNRAVEAAMAAMASPLLESGAIDGARGILINITGSSSLKLNEVNEASTIIQNAAHEDANIIFGAVQDETMGDDVKITVIATGFKQQEMPARRERMLAESTLPTMRYEMPVIEPRVSTPRSTASMPKFASDPEAVATPVPSVSPAYAERREPETAEPELRPVPASVFDDEFFRSTQERGVPPYIVSEEVVRVATGVKEAAYLQHGESVQADVSVDAAKVPFGGAAVPLVVDANEPDELDIPAFLRRGH from the coding sequence ATGCCGAATCTGCCTGACGACGACATCCGTATCCACTATCACGACGAGGTTCCGCGGGGAGCGCGGATCAAGGTCATCGGCGTGGGAGGTGGGGGAAACAACGCTGTAAACCGGATGATTGCGGCCCGCGTTGAAGGCGTTGAGTTTATCGCGGCCAATACAGACGTGCAGGCACTGACGGTTTCAAATGCTCCGGTCAAGCTGCAGCTTGGAGTGAAGCTGACGAGCGGGCTTGGCGCGGGCGCAAACCCCGACGTGGGCAGACGTGCGGCGCTCGAGGATTCGGACAAGATTATCGAGGCCCTTGAAGGCGCGGACATGGTGTTTGTCACCGCGGGCCTGGGCGGAGGCACGGGCACTGGTGCTGCTCCGGTGATCGCCTCGCTGGCCAGCGAGATGGGAGCGCTGACGGTGGCGGTTGTCACGAGGCCCTTCGGATTTGAAGGCAAGCGCCGCATGATGCAGGCCGAACGCGGCTTGCAGGAACTGCTGGACTCGGTCGATACCGTGATTGTGATCCCGAACGAAAAGCTGCTGGCCGTAGCCAAGGATGCCGGGTTCTTCGAGAGCTTCCGCATCGCCGACGATGTGCTGCGGCAGGGCGTCCAGGGCATTTCGGACATCATCACCATTCCCGGCGTGATCAACCGCGACTTTGCCGATGTGAAGACGACGATGGCTGGCATGGGCTATGCGGTGATGGGCACGGCGGTGCGTGCCGGGCAGAACCGCGCGGTTGAAGCCGCGATGGCGGCGATGGCCTCGCCACTGTTGGAGTCGGGCGCGATCGATGGAGCGCGAGGCATCCTGATCAACATTACGGGTTCGAGCAGCCTGAAGCTGAATGAGGTCAATGAGGCTTCCACGATCATTCAGAATGCGGCGCATGAAGATGCCAACATCATCTTCGGCGCGGTGCAGGACGAGACCATGGGAGACGACGTGAAGATCACCGTCATTGCGACAGGTTTCAAGCAGCAGGAGATGCCGGCGCGCCGGGAGCGGATGCTGGCCGAGTCGACCCTGCCGACGATGCGCTATGAGATGCCGGTGATTGAGCCACGCGTTTCGACCCCGCGTTCGACGGCATCGATGCCAAAGTTTGCAAGTGATCCCGAGGCAGTAGCGACTCCCGTTCCATCGGTCTCCCCGGCGTATGCGGAACGGCGAGAGCCTGAGACTGCGGAACCCGAGCTGCGGCCCGTTCCCGCGTCGGTCTTTGACGATGAGTTCTTTCGCAGTACCCAGGAACGTGGAGTACCCCCATATATCGTTTCTGAAGAGGTAGTTAGGGTGGCAACAGGGGTGAAGGAAGCGGCTTACCTCCAGCACGGGGAGAGCGTCCAAGCTGATGTATCGGTTGATGCGGCCAAGGTGCCGTTTGGTGGAGCAGCAGTGCCGCTCGTTGTGGATGCCAACGAACCGGATGAGCTTGATATTCCAGCGTTTCTGCGGCGTGGCCACTAG
- a CDS encoding nucleoside deaminase encodes MQGNPEFMKQAIELATGNVTSGRGGPFGAVIVRDGAVIATGVNQVTATNDPTAHAEVVAIRNACAAIKDFSLNGCTIYTSCEPCPMCLAAISWSRMEKIFYCATAADAAAAGFDDAFLYDELRKHIGKRKIPEQRLLAERATESFEAWRKYETRVRY; translated from the coding sequence ATGCAGGGCAATCCAGAGTTCATGAAGCAGGCGATTGAACTGGCGACCGGGAATGTCACCTCCGGTCGCGGTGGCCCGTTTGGCGCGGTGATTGTGCGCGACGGCGCGGTGATCGCCACCGGCGTGAACCAGGTGACGGCAACCAACGATCCCACGGCGCACGCCGAGGTAGTGGCGATCCGCAACGCCTGCGCGGCGATCAAGGATTTCAGCCTCAACGGATGCACGATCTATACGAGCTGCGAGCCCTGCCCCATGTGCCTGGCTGCAATCTCATGGTCCCGCATGGAGAAGATCTTTTACTGCGCCACGGCGGCCGATGCGGCAGCCGCGGGCTTTGATGATGCGTTTTTGTATGACGAGCTGAGAAAGCACATTGGAAAGCGGAAGATTCCCGAGCAGAGGCTGCTTGCCGAGCGTGCGACCGAGAGCTTCGAGGCATGGCGCAAATACGAGACACGAGTACGTTACTAA
- a CDS encoding NAD-dependent succinate-semialdehyde dehydrogenase: protein MAIESINPANGKLLRSFEPLTEEAFLEKIALAHQAFREYAAVPLEHRALCMRKLAHLLDEEVNDLAQTITLEMGKPIHASRQEIAKCATACRYYAENAARILAPEAIPTENQSYVRWDPLGVVLAVMPWNFPFWQVFRFLAPALMAGNVGLLKHSSNVPQCALAIESLVRRAGFPRGTFQALLIESRQVERVLSDPRVAAVTLTGSEPAGRAIAAQAGWLIKKSVLELGGSDPFIVMPSADLATAIETAVRARLVNSGQSCIAAKRFIVHESIYAEFESGFVAGMEAMKIGDPMKETTDVGPLATAKIAEELEAQVKAATTSGARVLTGGERMLGDGNYFEPTVLVNVPRTSAVYKEELFGPVAMLFKVASLDEAIEIANDTPFGLAASVWTRDPAEQQRLVAELECGAVFVNAMVASDPRLPFGGVKHSGYGRELSAAGMREFLNAKTVLLSSPRSADAR from the coding sequence ATGGCCATCGAATCCATCAATCCCGCCAACGGCAAGCTCCTTCGCAGCTTCGAGCCTCTTACCGAAGAGGCCTTCCTCGAAAAGATCGCGCTGGCCCACCAGGCCTTTCGTGAATACGCCGCGGTCCCGCTCGAGCACCGCGCCCTCTGCATGCGGAAGCTCGCCCACCTGCTCGATGAGGAGGTCAACGACCTCGCCCAGACCATCACGCTCGAGATGGGCAAGCCCATTCACGCCTCGCGGCAGGAGATCGCCAAGTGCGCCACCGCCTGCCGCTACTACGCCGAAAACGCAGCACGCATCCTCGCGCCCGAGGCCATCCCCACTGAGAACCAGAGCTACGTTCGCTGGGACCCGCTCGGCGTCGTCCTCGCCGTCATGCCCTGGAACTTTCCCTTCTGGCAGGTCTTCCGCTTCCTCGCCCCGGCGCTGATGGCGGGCAACGTGGGCCTCCTCAAGCACTCGTCGAATGTTCCCCAATGCGCGCTCGCGATCGAGTCGCTGGTTCGCCGCGCGGGCTTTCCCCGCGGAACCTTCCAGGCACTGCTGATCGAATCGCGCCAGGTCGAGCGCGTCCTCTCCGACCCACGCGTCGCCGCCGTCACCCTCACCGGCTCCGAGCCCGCCGGGCGTGCCATCGCGGCGCAGGCAGGCTGGCTCATCAAGAAATCCGTGCTCGAGCTCGGCGGCTCCGATCCCTTCATCGTCATGCCCTCGGCCGACCTCGCCACCGCAATCGAGACGGCCGTTCGCGCGCGCCTGGTCAACAGCGGTCAGTCCTGCATCGCCGCCAAGCGCTTCATCGTTCACGAGTCCATCTATGCGGAGTTTGAGTCCGGCTTCGTCGCCGGCATGGAGGCCATGAAGATCGGCGACCCCATGAAGGAGACCACCGACGTAGGCCCGCTCGCCACGGCAAAGATCGCCGAGGAGCTGGAAGCACAGGTCAAAGCGGCGACCACGTCGGGCGCTCGCGTGCTCACCGGCGGAGAACGTATGCTCGGCGACGGCAACTACTTCGAGCCCACCGTTCTGGTCAACGTCCCGCGCACCAGCGCCGTCTACAAGGAAGAACTCTTCGGCCCGGTCGCCATGCTCTTCAAAGTCGCTTCACTCGACGAGGCCATTGAGATCGCCAACGACACTCCCTTCGGGCTCGCCGCCTCTGTGTGGACGCGGGATCCCGCCGAGCAGCAGCGCCTCGTCGCCGAGTTGGAGTGCGGCGCCGTCTTTGTGAACGCGATGGTGGCCAGCGATCCGCGCCTGCCCTTCGGCGGCGTCAAACACTCCGGCTACGGCCGAGAACTCTCCGCCGCGGGGATGCGCGAGTTCCTCAACGCAAAAACAGTCCTGCTATCGTCACCGCGCTCTGCGGATGCACGATAG